A part of Brassica rapa cultivar Chiifu-401-42 chromosome A05, CAAS_Brap_v3.01, whole genome shotgun sequence genomic DNA contains:
- the LOC103871315 gene encoding choline-phosphate cytidylyltransferase 2 isoform X2, whose product MASSICSTSVMLAPSNRPKNPKQIRFPNTYLLVGCCNDKITNKFKGKTVMTESERYESLRHCKWVDEVIPDAPWVLTIEFLDKHKIDYVAHDALPYADASGAGNDVYEFVSFFPLVISSDSWCFLAVLGFGFLQVKSIGKFKETKRTEGISTSDIIMRIVKDYNQYVLRNLDRGYSREELGVSFVKEKRLRVNVKLKKLQEKVKEQQEKIQTVAKTAGSHHDEWVENADRWVVGFLEMFEEGCHKMGTAIRDGIQQKLLRQESEENRRLNGLSNAKEEQIFDDAGFAKGDENYHNDHEGSLNESNKKNKIVKK is encoded by the exons ATGGCATCTTCGATTTGTTCCACTTCGGTCATGCTCGCGCCATCGAACAGGCCAAAAAATC CAAAACAAATTAGGTTTCCGAACACATATCTGCTGGTAGGATGTTGTAACGACAAGATTACCAACAAGTTCAAAGGCAAGACCGTCATGACGGAGTCCGAGCGTTATGAATCTCTCCGACATTGCAA GTGGGTCGATGAAGTGATTCCAGATGCACCATGGGTTCTCACCATAGAGTTTCTCGATAAGCATAAGATCGACTACGTAGCTCACGATGCTCTTCC CTATGCGGATGCTAGTGGAGCTGGAAACGATGTTTATGAGTTTGTAAGTTTCTTCCCTTTGGTTATCTCTTCTGACTCATGGTGTTTCTTAGCGGTTTTGGGCTTTGGTTTCTTGCAGGTGAAGTCGATCGGGAAGTTTAAAGAAACGAAACGAACAGAGGGGATATCGACATCAGACATAATCATGAGAATAGTTAAAGATTACAACCAGTATGTGTTGCGTAATTTGGACCGAGGATATTCAAGAGAAGAACTCGGTGTCAGCTTCGTTAAG GAAAAGAGGCTTAGAGTGAACGTTAAACTGAAGAAACTACAAGAGAAAGTGAAAGAACAGCAAGAGAAG ATACAAACCGTAGCAAAAACTGCTGGGTCTCACCATGACGAATGGGTTGAAAACGCTGATCGTTGGGTTGTTGGATTTCTTGAAATGTTTGAGGAAGGTTGTCATAAAATG GGAACAGCCATCAGAGATGGGATCCAGCAAAAGCTATTGAGGCAAGAGTCAGAAGAGAACCGGCGCTTGAACGGCCTGTCAAATGCCAAGGAGGAACAGATTTTTGATGACGCTGGGTTTGCAAAAGGAGATGAAAACTATCATAATGATCATGAAGGTTCCTTAAATGAGAGCAACAAAAAGAATAAGATAGTAAAGAAATGA
- the LOC103871325 gene encoding extradiol ring-cleavage dioxygenase: protein MEKMNQTFFLSHGTPRLSIDDSLEARDFFKSWSHKVFQHKPKSILVISAHWDTEFPSVNTVLRNTTIHDFNGFPEPMYKLKYEAPGAIELGKRVKELLMVGGGMKRVDEDTNRGLDHGAWIPLMLMYPEADIPVCQLSVQSSQNGSYHYNMGKSLAPLKAEGVLIIGSGSATHNLSKRGYNVFTDSSVSWALEFDLWLRDSLLQGRYGDVNDWEEKAPNPRMAHPWPEHLYPLHVAMGAAGDDAKAEQIHTSWTSTLSYSSYRFTSSL, encoded by the exons ATGGAGAAAATGAACCAAACATTCTTCTTATCTCACGGAACTCCCAGGTTGAGCATAGACGATAGCTTGGAGGCCAGAGACTTCTTCAAATCATGGTCTCACAAAGTTTTTCaacacaaacccaaatctattcTAGTCATCTCTGCACACTGGGACACCGAGTTCCCATCCGTCAACACTGTTCTCCGTAATACAACCATCCACGACTTCAATGGTTTCCCTGAGCCCATGTACAAG CTGAAGTACGAAGCACCAGGAGCTATTGAACTGGGAAAGAGGGTTAAAGAACTGCTAATGGTAGGAGGAGGAATGAAGCGTGTTGATGAAGATACAAACAGAGGACTTGATCATGGAGCTTGGATTCCTCTTATGTTGATGTATCCAGAGGCGGATATACCCGTTTGCCAGCTCTCTGTTCAATCATCTCAAAATGGGAGTTACCATTACAACATGGGCAAGTCATTGGCTCCACTGAAAGCGGAAGGTGTTCTTATCATTGGCTCTGGAAGTGCTACTCATAACTTGAGCAAGCGTGGCTATAACGTCTTTACTGACTCTTCGGTTTCTTGGGCTTTAGAGTTTGATCTTTGGCTCAGAGACTCTCTCCTTCAAGGAAG ATATGGAGATGTGAATGATTGGGAAGAGAAAGCTCCGAACCCTAGAATGGCGCATCCATGGCCTGAGCATTTGTACCCGTTGCACGTTGCAATGGGTGCGGCAGGTGATGATGCAAAGGCAGAGCAAATCCACACAAGCTGGACAAGTACTTTGTCTTATTCTTCTTATAGATTCACTTCTTCCCTCTGA
- the LOC103871315 gene encoding choline-phosphate cytidylyltransferase 2 isoform X3: MAINGDDKVSETASDQPVRVYADGIFDLFHFGHARAIEQAKKSFPNTYLLVGCCNDKITNKFKGKTVMTESERYESLRHCKWVDEVIPDAPWVLTIEFLDKHKIDYVAHDALPYADASGAGNDVYEFVKSIGKFKETKRTEGISTSDIIMRIVKDYNQYVLRNLDRGYSREELGVSFVKEKRLRVNVKLKKLQEKVKEQQEKIQTVAKTAGSHHDEWVENADRWVVGFLEMFEEGCHKMGTAIRDGIQQKLLRQESEENRRLNGLSNAKEEQIFDDAGFAKGDENYHNDHEGSLNESNKKNKIVKK; encoded by the exons ATGGCCATTAACGGTGACGACAAAGTTTCAGAAACAGCTTCAGATCAGCCTGTTAGAGTCTACGCTGATGGCATCTTCGATTTGTTCCACTTCGGTCATGCTCGCGCCATCGAACAGGCCAAAAAATC GTTTCCGAACACATATCTGCTGGTAGGATGTTGTAACGACAAGATTACCAACAAGTTCAAAGGCAAGACCGTCATGACGGAGTCCGAGCGTTATGAATCTCTCCGACATTGCAA GTGGGTCGATGAAGTGATTCCAGATGCACCATGGGTTCTCACCATAGAGTTTCTCGATAAGCATAAGATCGACTACGTAGCTCACGATGCTCTTCC CTATGCGGATGCTAGTGGAGCTGGAAACGATGTTTATGAGTTT GTGAAGTCGATCGGGAAGTTTAAAGAAACGAAACGAACAGAGGGGATATCGACATCAGACATAATCATGAGAATAGTTAAAGATTACAACCAGTATGTGTTGCGTAATTTGGACCGAGGATATTCAAGAGAAGAACTCGGTGTCAGCTTCGTTAAG GAAAAGAGGCTTAGAGTGAACGTTAAACTGAAGAAACTACAAGAGAAAGTGAAAGAACAGCAAGAGAAG ATACAAACCGTAGCAAAAACTGCTGGGTCTCACCATGACGAATGGGTTGAAAACGCTGATCGTTGGGTTGTTGGATTTCTTGAAATGTTTGAGGAAGGTTGTCATAAAATG GGAACAGCCATCAGAGATGGGATCCAGCAAAAGCTATTGAGGCAAGAGTCAGAAGAGAACCGGCGCTTGAACGGCCTGTCAAATGCCAAGGAGGAACAGATTTTTGATGACGCTGGGTTTGCAAAAGGAGATGAAAACTATCATAATGATCATGAAGGTTCCTTAAATGAGAGCAACAAAAAGAATAAGATAGTAAAGAAATGA
- the LOC103871335 gene encoding extradiol ring-cleavage dioxygenase yields the protein MEKVNQTFFLSHGSPTLSIDDSLEARQFFKSWTNKVLPQKPKSILVISAHWDTKVPTVNTVLRNSTIHDFYGFPDPMYKLKYEAPGAIELGKRVKELLMGEEGMKRVDEDKNRGLDHGAWVPLMLMYPEADIPVCQLSVQSSQSGTYHYNMGKALAPLKDEGVLIIGSGSATHNLRKLDFNITNGSAVPWALAFDHWLRDSLLQGRYGDVNEWEEKAPNAKMAHPWPEHFYPLHVAMGAAGGDAKAEQIHTSWQLGTLSYSSYSFTSSL from the exons ATGGAGAAAGTGAATCAAACGTTCTTCTTATCTCATGGCTCTCCTACATTGAGCATTGACGATAGCTTGGAAGCGAGACAGTTCTTCAAATCATGGACCAACAAAGTTCTGCCACAGAAACCCAAATCGATCTTGGTCATCTCCGCACATTGGGACACAAAAGTTCCAACCGTCAACACTGTTCTCCGCAATTCCACCATCCACGACTTCTATGGCTTCCCTGATCCCATGTAcaag CTGAAATATGAAGCACCTGGAGCTATTGAATTGGGGAAGAGGGTAAAAGAATTGTTAATGGGAGAAGAAGGAATGAAACGTGTTGATGAAGATAAAAACAGAGGACTGGATCATGGAGCTTGGGTTCCTCTTATGTTGATGTATCCAGAGGCGGACATACCTGTTTGCCAGCTCTCTGTTCAATCATCTCAAAGTGGGACTTACCATTACAACATGGGCAAAGCATTGGCTCCACTTAAAGACGAAGGTGTTCTTATCATTGGATCAGGAAGTGCTACTCACAACTTGAGGAAGCTTGACTTTAATATAACTAATGGCTCAGCTGTTCCTTGGGCTTTGGCGTTTGATCATTGGCTCCGAgattctcttcttcaaggaag ATATGGAGATGTGAATGAGTGGGAAGAGAAAGCCCCAAATGCGAAAATGGCGCATCCATGGCCTGAGCATTTTTACCCGCTACACGTTGCAATGGGTGCAGCAGGTGGTGATGCAAAGGCAGAGCAAATTCACACAAGCTGGCAGCTTGGTACTCTGTCTTATTCATCTTACAGCTTCACTTCTTCCCTTTGA
- the LOC103871315 gene encoding choline-phosphate cytidylyltransferase 2 isoform X1 produces the protein MAINGDDKVSETASDQPVRVYADGIFDLFHFGHARAIEQAKKSFPNTYLLVGCCNDKITNKFKGKTVMTESERYESLRHCKWVDEVIPDAPWVLTIEFLDKHKIDYVAHDALPYADASGAGNDVYEFVSFFPLVISSDSWCFLAVLGFGFLQVKSIGKFKETKRTEGISTSDIIMRIVKDYNQYVLRNLDRGYSREELGVSFVKEKRLRVNVKLKKLQEKVKEQQEKIQTVAKTAGSHHDEWVENADRWVVGFLEMFEEGCHKMGTAIRDGIQQKLLRQESEENRRLNGLSNAKEEQIFDDAGFAKGDENYHNDHEGSLNESNKKNKIVKK, from the exons ATGGCCATTAACGGTGACGACAAAGTTTCAGAAACAGCTTCAGATCAGCCTGTTAGAGTCTACGCTGATGGCATCTTCGATTTGTTCCACTTCGGTCATGCTCGCGCCATCGAACAGGCCAAAAAATC GTTTCCGAACACATATCTGCTGGTAGGATGTTGTAACGACAAGATTACCAACAAGTTCAAAGGCAAGACCGTCATGACGGAGTCCGAGCGTTATGAATCTCTCCGACATTGCAA GTGGGTCGATGAAGTGATTCCAGATGCACCATGGGTTCTCACCATAGAGTTTCTCGATAAGCATAAGATCGACTACGTAGCTCACGATGCTCTTCC CTATGCGGATGCTAGTGGAGCTGGAAACGATGTTTATGAGTTTGTAAGTTTCTTCCCTTTGGTTATCTCTTCTGACTCATGGTGTTTCTTAGCGGTTTTGGGCTTTGGTTTCTTGCAGGTGAAGTCGATCGGGAAGTTTAAAGAAACGAAACGAACAGAGGGGATATCGACATCAGACATAATCATGAGAATAGTTAAAGATTACAACCAGTATGTGTTGCGTAATTTGGACCGAGGATATTCAAGAGAAGAACTCGGTGTCAGCTTCGTTAAG GAAAAGAGGCTTAGAGTGAACGTTAAACTGAAGAAACTACAAGAGAAAGTGAAAGAACAGCAAGAGAAG ATACAAACCGTAGCAAAAACTGCTGGGTCTCACCATGACGAATGGGTTGAAAACGCTGATCGTTGGGTTGTTGGATTTCTTGAAATGTTTGAGGAAGGTTGTCATAAAATG GGAACAGCCATCAGAGATGGGATCCAGCAAAAGCTATTGAGGCAAGAGTCAGAAGAGAACCGGCGCTTGAACGGCCTGTCAAATGCCAAGGAGGAACAGATTTTTGATGACGCTGGGTTTGCAAAAGGAGATGAAAACTATCATAATGATCATGAAGGTTCCTTAAATGAGAGCAACAAAAAGAATAAGATAGTAAAGAAATGA